The following coding sequences lie in one Stenotrophomonas rhizophila genomic window:
- a CDS encoding GIY-YIG nuclease family protein, with protein sequence MDADNTPVSRAARRAAARQARDAFPPMGIYAIRDRESGHLLLGASRNVHASLNRARFELLMGKHTDRVLQAAWNRGGADGLHFDVLELLKERENADVDYEGELKALEEFYRELHGLTP encoded by the coding sequence ATGGACGCTGACAACACACCGGTATCGCGCGCGGCGCGTCGCGCGGCCGCACGCCAAGCGCGCGACGCCTTCCCGCCCATGGGCATCTATGCCATCCGTGATCGCGAAAGTGGCCACCTCCTGCTGGGCGCAAGCCGCAACGTTCACGCCTCGCTGAATCGCGCTCGCTTTGAACTGCTGATGGGCAAGCACACGGACCGTGTGCTGCAAGCCGCGTGGAATCGTGGCGGCGCGGATGGACTTCACTTCGACGTGCTGGAACTGTTGAAGGAGCGGGAGAATGCAGACGTCGACTACGAGGGCGAGTTGAAGGCGCTGGAGGAGTTCTATCGCGAACTGCATGGGCTGACGCCATGA
- a CDS encoding two-component system sensor histidine kinase NtrB, whose translation MTIPQMDDVFHQIVELSLDSIKEVSLDGTVRFVNAHGLARVAAENAEHVIGAPWASLWPPEEGHKVADALAAAARGERRQFEAQCLTPAGEHRFWLVSTSPLRDAQGAVRGLLAVNRDVTARHRAEAALRTLTAALRDHAPSMVGTVFTEELNEQLATAQQRSSELQGELDIARVAQRVAETVAAQAQKGDAVGQLLAGTVHDLNNVLHVAGTAIEMVRTHGELVERDASLLQMADRAVQQGAAMSQRLLGFARHHPYRPQLVDVARMMEELLPLLQQAAGAHIALAYHPQVSHALVQADPHSLERAVMNLVINARDACGERGEVTLILGERQVDEVPVDEPHAPGAYIVLSVQDDGPGIAPEVRKRLFEAYFTTKPAGTGTGLGLAQIRGAVRQADGFVEIDSVPGEGARFTLGFPRALRA comes from the coding sequence ATGACCATCCCCCAGATGGATGATGTTTTTCACCAGATCGTCGAACTGTCCCTGGACTCCATCAAGGAAGTCTCACTGGACGGCACGGTCAGGTTCGTCAACGCCCACGGGCTGGCCCGGGTGGCGGCGGAGAATGCCGAGCATGTGATCGGCGCGCCGTGGGCGTCGCTGTGGCCGCCCGAGGAGGGTCACAAGGTGGCCGATGCCCTGGCCGCTGCCGCGCGCGGCGAGCGCCGCCAGTTCGAGGCCCAATGCCTGACGCCCGCCGGCGAGCACCGGTTCTGGCTGGTGTCCACCAGCCCGCTGCGCGACGCGCAGGGCGCGGTGCGCGGGCTGCTCGCGGTCAACCGCGATGTCACCGCCCGGCATCGCGCCGAGGCCGCGCTGCGCACCCTCACCGCCGCGTTGCGCGACCACGCCCCGTCGATGGTGGGGACGGTGTTCACCGAGGAGCTCAACGAACAGTTGGCCACCGCCCAGCAGCGCAGCAGTGAGCTGCAGGGGGAGCTGGACATCGCACGGGTTGCCCAGCGCGTGGCCGAGACCGTGGCCGCGCAGGCACAGAAGGGCGACGCGGTCGGGCAGTTGCTGGCCGGCACGGTGCACGACCTCAACAACGTGCTGCACGTGGCCGGTACGGCTATCGAGATGGTGCGCACGCACGGGGAGCTGGTGGAGCGTGATGCCAGCCTGCTGCAGATGGCCGACCGGGCGGTGCAGCAGGGCGCGGCGATGTCGCAGCGGTTGCTGGGGTTCGCCCGCCACCACCCTTATCGGCCGCAATTGGTGGACGTGGCGCGGATGATGGAGGAGCTGTTGCCGCTGCTGCAGCAGGCCGCCGGCGCCCACATTGCGCTGGCCTACCACCCGCAGGTCTCACATGCACTGGTCCAGGCAGACCCGCACAGCCTGGAACGGGCGGTGATGAACCTGGTCATCAACGCGCGCGATGCCTGTGGCGAGCGCGGCGAGGTCACCCTGATACTGGGCGAGCGGCAGGTGGATGAGGTGCCCGTGGACGAGCCGCATGCGCCGGGCGCGTACATCGTGTTGAGCGTGCAGGACGACGGGCCGGGCATCGCGCCGGAGGTGCGCAAGCGCCTGTTCGAAGCCTACTTCACGACCAAGCCGGCCGGCACGGGCACCGGCCTGGGGTTGGCCCAGATTCGCGGCGCGGTGCGCCAGGCCGACGGATTCGTCGAGATCGACTCGGTACCGGGCGAGGGTGCCCGCTTCACCCTGGGGTTCCCGCGGGCGCTGCGCGCGTGA
- a CDS encoding DUF2239 family protein: protein MDHATPTTYTAFVETRRLICGPLHEVAAAVLRAQQTQPDTHPLVLNDATGQTVDLDLRGGEDGVAARYTVVVPPQPPKGRGRPKLGVVAREVTLLPEHWDWLASQPGGASVALRKLVHDARRQGGSHDRARQARDRAYNAMSTLAGDLAGFEEASRALFAGDHERLTAQMLGWPHDVRAYVMQLAEPAPA from the coding sequence ATGGACCACGCCACGCCCACCACCTATACCGCCTTCGTAGAGACGCGCCGCCTCATCTGCGGCCCTTTGCACGAGGTAGCTGCGGCCGTACTGCGCGCGCAGCAGACGCAGCCCGACACGCACCCGCTGGTCTTGAACGATGCCACCGGCCAGACGGTGGATCTGGATCTGCGCGGCGGCGAGGATGGGGTTGCAGCACGCTACACCGTGGTGGTGCCGCCCCAACCTCCCAAAGGACGTGGCCGGCCCAAACTCGGTGTCGTAGCGCGGGAAGTGACGCTTCTGCCGGAGCACTGGGACTGGCTCGCTTCGCAACCGGGCGGCGCGTCGGTGGCCTTGCGCAAACTCGTGCACGACGCGCGGCGCCAGGGCGGTTCTCACGACCGCGCGCGCCAGGCGCGCGACCGTGCCTACAACGCAATGTCCACGCTGGCCGGCGACCTGGCCGGTTTCGAGGAAGCATCGCGGGCACTGTTCGCCGGCGACCACGAGCGGCTGACGGCGCAGATGCTCGGCTGGCCGCACGACGTGCGGGCGTACGTCATGCAGCTCGCTGAGCCTGCACCCGCCTAA
- a CDS encoding helix-turn-helix transcriptional regulator, producing the protein MSSLRAAAEPIPPRLLEDDGGLRPDACIRNADGSVLLVRQPFAAAEGRMGEGSGVRIGLLVGGGGLLHQRTALGTIDGRWRVGDTNVALPGCPGEYRSPALNLLGLVVDLPRFRPDAAAPLMAGLEHAAARLHADPVVAAVLHALWQCAEANACSTAFFDHGVDIVLRRLASVGAPLPARRPPARPLPRAEMARVQAFIEHHLGEDISVARMAREVARDASGFSRGFTRASGMTPYAYLTWRRMEAAKQMLQAGQPVTVIALAVGYANPGKFAAAFRRVVGQAPSAWRR; encoded by the coding sequence ATGTCGTCGTTGCGCGCTGCCGCCGAACCCATTCCCCCGCGCCTTCTCGAGGACGACGGCGGGCTGCGGCCGGACGCGTGTATCCGCAACGCCGACGGCAGCGTCCTGCTGGTCCGCCAGCCCTTTGCCGCTGCCGAGGGACGCATGGGAGAGGGCAGCGGCGTCCGCATCGGGCTGCTGGTGGGTGGGGGTGGCCTGCTCCACCAGCGCACCGCGCTGGGAACCATCGACGGTCGCTGGCGGGTGGGCGACACCAACGTGGCCTTGCCGGGCTGCCCCGGCGAGTACCGCAGCCCGGCGCTGAACCTGCTTGGGCTGGTGGTGGACCTGCCGCGTTTCAGGCCCGACGCTGCCGCGCCGTTGATGGCCGGCCTTGAGCACGCCGCCGCACGCCTGCATGCCGACCCGGTGGTGGCCGCAGTGCTGCATGCGTTGTGGCAGTGCGCCGAGGCGAACGCCTGTTCGACGGCATTTTTCGATCATGGGGTGGACATCGTGCTGCGCCGGCTGGCCAGTGTCGGCGCGCCGTTGCCCGCGCGTCGCCCACCGGCACGGCCGTTGCCCCGCGCGGAGATGGCGCGCGTGCAGGCGTTCATCGAACATCACCTGGGCGAGGACATCAGCGTGGCCCGCATGGCCCGCGAAGTGGCGCGGGATGCAAGCGGCTTCAGCCGTGGCTTCACCCGGGCCAGTGGCATGACGCCCTACGCCTACCTCACCTGGCGTCGCATGGAAGCGGCCAAGCAGATGCTGCAGGCCGGGCAGCCGGTGACCGTCATTGCCTTGGCGGTGGGCTACGCCAACCCGGGCAAGTTCGCCGCCGCGTTCCGGCGGGTGGTGGGCCAGGCACCCAGCGCGTGGCGGCGCTAG
- a CDS encoding TonB-dependent receptor, translating to MKHAVLAAALAAALPSLQASPAHAQDAPTIARATELDGIVVTGSKRDTPYLRSDISVTVLDRDALQQANVTEFRDLDKLAPNVKFNVMGQLSDMFISIRGIESNPFLVNRASVYIDGIPFRELSNAVLNHVESVEILRGPQGTLYGANSESGLVLVRTRAPSATTEGEVNLRATHFGNGHGTSVDGFLGGALGSSNRLFGSLAFMASDEDSHLKNLTPFDGIPGKVKETYLQGKLRWEPTDTLSINAIAYHLGTRAPGMFEYEYLPLDVGLYNQRYADLYNGGRHAGDFTYINDAPKRTSKTENVAGASAQWQLARGTVDAAVSYREQRDTSGGYDFDMTNTPALAGRIHDAQRNWNGELRFSSLDDQPLTWIGGVSTYRVNKDSVLGTRVGPPPRGLESYVLAPLQGSDGQDYSVFGTLSYTPPALPKLTASLGLRYEQARRSTRQSAGELDLGPGGLVFYRDAELSHTFTATLPRVSLRYDASDTLSFYAASAKGYIPGGFNLAAAQNDVVNDKVLRYESEMMWSHEAGFKMNVLGGRGHIGGAVFQIASNNWQEIQLATDANGRPISSDYVGSDASIRSRGVELEGVLQPLRGLTLTANAGYVDAQYRKLLVGDNQSLAGNKVKLTPQYTAYLAARYQHRSGVFARVESAFNGRMALDERNRAFQPAVAIIGVQLGYETGPWTTRVYVDNLTNKRRINGLIFDNLAFGRDGNVYGPVDRPRIIGAEVGYRF from the coding sequence GTGAAGCACGCCGTACTTGCCGCCGCCCTCGCTGCGGCACTCCCGTCCCTGCAGGCCAGCCCTGCCCACGCGCAGGACGCGCCCACCATCGCCAGGGCCACCGAGCTGGACGGCATCGTGGTCACCGGCAGCAAGCGCGATACGCCGTACCTGCGCAGTGACATCTCGGTAACCGTGCTGGACCGCGACGCCCTGCAGCAGGCCAACGTCACCGAGTTCCGCGACCTGGACAAGCTCGCCCCCAACGTGAAGTTCAACGTGATGGGCCAGCTCAGCGACATGTTCATTTCCATCCGCGGCATCGAGTCCAATCCGTTCCTGGTCAACCGGGCCTCGGTCTACATCGACGGCATCCCGTTCCGCGAACTCAGCAACGCGGTGCTCAACCACGTCGAGTCCGTCGAGATTCTGCGCGGGCCGCAAGGCACGCTGTACGGTGCCAACAGCGAATCGGGGCTGGTGCTGGTGCGCACGCGCGCGCCGTCGGCCACTACCGAAGGCGAGGTCAACCTGCGTGCCACCCACTTCGGCAATGGCCACGGCACCAGCGTGGATGGCTTTCTGGGCGGTGCACTGGGCAGCAGCAACCGCCTGTTCGGCTCGCTGGCGTTCATGGCCTCCGACGAGGACAGCCACCTGAAGAACCTCACCCCGTTCGACGGCATCCCAGGCAAGGTCAAGGAGACCTACCTGCAGGGCAAGCTGCGCTGGGAACCCACCGACACGCTGTCCATCAACGCCATCGCCTACCACCTGGGCACGCGCGCGCCGGGGATGTTCGAATACGAATACCTGCCGCTGGACGTGGGCCTGTACAACCAACGCTACGCCGACCTGTACAACGGCGGCCGCCACGCCGGCGACTTCACCTACATCAACGACGCGCCCAAGCGCACCAGCAAGACCGAGAACGTGGCCGGTGCCAGCGCGCAGTGGCAGCTGGCGCGCGGCACGGTGGACGCGGCGGTGTCCTACCGCGAGCAGCGCGACACGTCCGGCGGCTACGACTTCGACATGACCAACACCCCGGCGCTGGCCGGCCGCATCCACGACGCCCAGCGCAACTGGAATGGCGAACTGCGCTTCAGCTCGCTCGATGACCAGCCGTTGACCTGGATCGGCGGCGTGTCCACCTACCGGGTGAACAAGGATTCGGTGCTGGGCACGCGGGTCGGGCCCCCGCCGCGCGGGCTGGAAAGCTACGTGCTGGCGCCGCTGCAGGGGTCGGACGGGCAGGACTACAGCGTGTTCGGCACGCTCAGCTATACCCCGCCGGCCCTGCCAAAACTTACCGCCAGTCTTGGCCTGCGCTACGAACAAGCCAGACGTTCCACCCGCCAAAGCGCGGGCGAACTGGACCTGGGCCCGGGCGGATTGGTGTTCTACCGCGACGCCGAACTGTCGCATACCTTCACCGCCACCCTGCCCCGCGTGTCGCTGCGCTATGACGCCTCGGACACGCTGTCGTTCTACGCGGCCTCGGCCAAGGGCTACATCCCCGGCGGCTTCAACCTGGCCGCCGCGCAGAACGACGTGGTCAACGACAAGGTGCTGCGCTACGAATCGGAAATGATGTGGAGCCATGAGGCAGGCTTCAAGATGAACGTGCTGGGCGGGCGCGGGCACATCGGCGGTGCGGTGTTCCAGATCGCGTCCAACAACTGGCAGGAAATCCAGTTGGCCACCGATGCCAACGGTCGCCCGATCTCGTCGGACTACGTGGGCTCGGATGCGTCCATCCGCTCGCGCGGGGTGGAACTGGAAGGCGTGCTGCAGCCCCTGCGCGGGCTGACGCTGACCGCCAACGCCGGCTACGTGGATGCGCAGTACCGCAAACTGCTGGTGGGCGACAACCAGAGCCTGGCCGGCAACAAGGTCAAGCTCACCCCGCAGTACACCGCTTACCTCGCCGCGCGTTACCAGCACCGCTCCGGCGTGTTCGCGCGGGTGGAATCGGCGTTCAACGGGCGCATGGCGCTGGACGAGCGCAACCGCGCGTTCCAACCGGCCGTGGCCATCATCGGGGTGCAACTGGGCTACGAGACCGGACCGTGGACCACGCGCGTGTACGTCGACAACCTCACCAACAAGCGCCGCATCAACGGACTCATCTTCGACAACCTGGCCTTCGGCCGCGACGGCAATGTCTACGGACCGGTGGACCGGCCGCGGATCATCGGTGCAGAGGTGGGCTATCGGTTCTGA
- a CDS encoding MATE family efflux transporter → MNVSDAPPTTAPAPTLRARYLALLAPLILTHAMQSAGGLLDGFWLGRLLGVRGIATAASFFPVFFLLLSLIIGLGAGATVLAGQAMGAGDATQLRRVAATAWAAALGVGLAVALAGAWCAPWLMQALGTPPDILPAAIDYARAMLLVMPCVFVTWAGMSLSRGTGDATSPMWSLLAATLVGAVCTPLLVAYSSLGATGVAVSALFAQGAALAVLMHRWRRNGHPLAPRAGWQHCRPSAAVAKRMLQIGLPAALQMLAMALAEIVLLSLVNRHGSTATAAYGAATQVLSWVQFPAMSLGIAAAIFSAHAVGAGRRERLPAIVATGLRVNATVTPLFVVAAHLLAPLALRAFLEPGPVLELSVTIVRTLAWSVLLLGWSNVLVGAMRANGAALIPALLSMAAILCVELPVAAALEERFGLAGLFWAVPAAFLTMLVLHGLYYRHKERSDGR, encoded by the coding sequence ATGAACGTGTCTGACGCACCACCCACCACAGCACCGGCGCCCACGCTGCGTGCGCGCTATCTCGCATTGCTGGCGCCGTTGATCCTGACCCACGCGATGCAAAGCGCGGGCGGGCTGCTTGATGGCTTCTGGCTCGGACGACTGCTGGGCGTGCGCGGCATCGCGACGGCGGCATCGTTCTTTCCGGTGTTCTTCCTGCTGCTGTCGCTGATCATCGGGCTGGGTGCCGGTGCCACCGTTCTGGCGGGCCAGGCAATGGGGGCGGGCGATGCTACGCAACTGCGGCGCGTGGCAGCGACGGCCTGGGCGGCAGCGCTTGGTGTCGGGCTTGCGGTCGCACTGGCTGGCGCGTGGTGTGCGCCGTGGTTGATGCAAGCGCTGGGCACCCCGCCGGACATCCTGCCCGCCGCGATCGACTATGCGCGCGCCATGCTGTTGGTGATGCCCTGCGTGTTTGTCACGTGGGCTGGCATGTCGCTGAGTCGCGGCACCGGCGATGCGACCTCGCCGATGTGGTCTCTGTTGGCGGCTACGTTGGTGGGTGCGGTGTGCACGCCGCTGCTGGTGGCCTACTCATCGCTGGGCGCGACCGGCGTCGCCGTATCCGCACTCTTCGCACAGGGTGCTGCGCTGGCCGTGTTGATGCATCGCTGGCGGCGCAACGGCCATCCGCTTGCCCCTCGCGCGGGCTGGCAGCACTGCAGGCCCAGTGCAGCCGTTGCCAAACGCATGCTGCAGATCGGACTGCCTGCCGCCCTGCAGATGCTGGCAATGGCGCTTGCCGAAATAGTGCTGCTGAGCCTGGTGAACCGTCACGGCTCAACCGCGACCGCCGCCTACGGCGCAGCGACGCAGGTGCTGAGCTGGGTGCAGTTTCCCGCGATGAGCCTGGGCATTGCCGCCGCCATCTTCAGCGCGCATGCCGTCGGCGCGGGACGACGGGAACGTCTGCCGGCCATCGTGGCTACGGGACTGCGCGTGAACGCCACGGTCACCCCTCTGTTCGTGGTTGCCGCGCATCTGCTCGCGCCGTTGGCGCTGCGCGCATTCCTGGAACCCGGACCCGTACTGGAACTGTCGGTCACCATCGTGCGCACGTTGGCCTGGAGCGTGCTGCTGCTCGGATGGAGCAACGTCCTGGTGGGCGCGATGCGCGCGAACGGTGCGGCGCTGATCCCGGCGCTCCTGAGCATGGCCGCGATCCTTTGCGTCGAGTTGCCGGTCGCTGCGGCGCTGGAAGAGCGCTTCGGCCTGGCAGGCCTGTTCTGGGCCGTTCCTGCCGCATTCCTGACCATGCTGGTGCTGCATGGCCTCTACTACCGTCACAAGGAAAGAAGCGATGGACGCTGA
- a CDS encoding Fic family protein has protein sequence MKIPVDPPKLNEIMEQDAPSLLQWLATGASQPDLKGEYIHWDTLRHKTPPEGLTSRTWWASIKFARLGLRRPLPLRDKYGVPFSVSVTDSLQKSLHYIDREAAGAIQGMERSGGQGRFLIRSLIEESMTSSQLEGAATTRVVAKEMLSTGRQPRDQSERMIYNNHVTMKVIRERGKRAFTVDEILELHAMLTAGTLESEDDCGKLRTAEDNVLIFDRSTDRVLHTPPPAIEVRDRLQALCDFANGKDEESFVHPVIKAIAIHFQLGYDHPFCDGNGRTARVLFYWAMMNAGYWLTEYLSISSVLKKSPGKYMRAYLYAEHDDADMTYFIAQQLDVILESIAALHAYIIRKNEQDRRARRVLREAQVAGIELNHRQRALLANAIRDPDRAYTVATHQGAHQISYPTALSDLTALVEAGLLERHRVGRAHEFVAVPAMAMLLQ, from the coding sequence ATGAAGATCCCTGTCGATCCACCCAAGCTGAATGAAATCATGGAGCAGGATGCGCCCAGCCTTCTGCAGTGGTTGGCCACGGGTGCCTCCCAGCCAGATTTGAAGGGTGAGTACATCCACTGGGACACACTCCGGCACAAAACGCCTCCAGAGGGTCTCACTTCCCGGACGTGGTGGGCCTCCATCAAGTTCGCTCGCCTTGGCCTGAGGCGGCCGTTGCCCTTGCGGGACAAGTACGGCGTGCCGTTCAGTGTTTCAGTCACCGACAGTCTGCAGAAGAGCCTGCACTACATCGATCGAGAGGCCGCCGGCGCGATCCAGGGAATGGAGCGTTCAGGGGGGCAGGGCCGCTTCCTGATCCGCTCGTTGATCGAAGAGTCGATGACGTCCTCCCAGCTGGAAGGTGCGGCGACCACACGCGTGGTTGCTAAAGAGATGCTGAGCACGGGCAGGCAGCCTCGCGATCAAAGCGAGAGGATGATCTACAACAACCACGTCACGATGAAGGTCATTCGGGAGCGAGGAAAGCGGGCGTTCACCGTTGACGAGATTCTTGAGCTGCACGCCATGCTTACCGCAGGGACGCTGGAGTCGGAAGATGATTGTGGGAAGCTCAGAACTGCCGAAGACAACGTGCTGATCTTTGATCGGAGTACAGACAGGGTTCTACATACGCCGCCGCCGGCAATCGAGGTGCGCGACAGGCTCCAGGCGCTGTGTGATTTTGCCAACGGCAAAGATGAAGAGTCCTTCGTTCACCCGGTGATCAAGGCAATCGCCATCCACTTTCAGCTCGGGTACGACCATCCGTTCTGCGACGGCAACGGACGAACTGCGCGCGTGCTGTTCTACTGGGCAATGATGAATGCCGGGTACTGGCTGACCGAGTACCTGTCGATCTCGAGCGTTCTCAAGAAATCACCCGGCAAGTACATGCGCGCCTACCTCTACGCCGAGCACGATGATGCGGATATGACGTACTTCATTGCTCAACAGCTGGATGTGATTCTGGAGTCGATCGCGGCGCTGCACGCCTACATCATTCGAAAGAACGAACAGGATCGTCGGGCAAGGCGTGTGCTGCGTGAGGCACAGGTTGCGGGCATCGAGCTCAACCATCGCCAACGGGCGCTTCTTGCCAATGCAATCCGGGACCCCGACAGGGCCTATACCGTGGCAACGCATCAAGGCGCGCATCAGATCTCCTATCCGACGGCCCTGTCCGATCTGACTGCACTCGTGGAAGCAGGTCTTCTGGAGCGGCACCGGGTGGGGCGCGCGCATGAATTTGTCGCGGTCCCTGCCATGGCGATGCTTCTTCAATAG
- a CDS encoding bifunctional diguanylate cyclase/phosphodiesterase: MWDRSDDSDRVALIEALNVMDPALGKSLDPITELAAFTFGVPIALISIIDADSQRFISRVGLALDRTDRHASVCAWAIQSDQVMQVADLREDPRFATHPLVTGPEQLRFYAGAPLVTKAGLALGTLCLMDRAPRVLSPLETQQLQTLARVVMAQMELKVSMGRREQVTGLPNRQQFQADLDLLTRRGDGGRFTAVMLDVFDVHSANDAGQALGMKPVETLLRQAALRVQHVLQDQAAAYHVGVSRFAFVLSGQDHAQVDALLDRLRERLRRPLLAGSIPMSPQFHAGVCDFQATPVDTGDVIRKCLVAMNHAIQTDAGRCWYSADRDTRLRRRYRLASDAARGLAQHQFNLVYQPRFALCDGLPVAAEALLRWVHPMLGPVGPGEFIPVLERTALMPAMSRWVVDHALAQLARWQHSLPGFCLSLNLSARDFDDAGLWDMLSSQLAAHHVPASLLEVEITEGEWLQGHPSALPQLRAMAAAGIRIAIDDFGSGYSNFSYLSELPISLIKIDRSLVTGMAQSRTARLKVEAIIKLARQLGYRTVAEGVENEAELSLLRLWGCDEAQGYHLARPMLAEAVAHLVAACRAGSPADEAG, encoded by the coding sequence ATGTGGGACAGAAGCGACGATAGTGATCGGGTGGCGTTGATCGAAGCCCTGAACGTGATGGACCCCGCGCTGGGGAAATCACTGGACCCGATCACCGAGCTTGCGGCCTTCACCTTCGGCGTTCCAATCGCGCTGATCTCCATTATCGATGCCGACAGCCAGCGCTTCATTTCGCGCGTCGGGCTGGCGCTGGATCGCACCGACCGGCATGCCTCGGTGTGCGCCTGGGCGATCCAGTCCGACCAGGTGATGCAGGTGGCCGACCTGCGCGAAGATCCGCGCTTTGCCACCCACCCGTTGGTTACCGGGCCAGAGCAGCTGCGCTTCTATGCCGGCGCACCGCTGGTGACCAAGGCCGGGCTGGCGCTGGGTACGCTCTGCCTGATGGACCGTGCGCCGCGGGTGCTGTCGCCCCTGGAAACCCAGCAACTGCAGACCCTCGCGCGCGTGGTGATGGCGCAGATGGAACTGAAGGTGTCGATGGGCCGTCGCGAGCAGGTCACCGGGCTGCCCAACCGCCAGCAGTTCCAGGCCGATCTGGACCTGCTGACGCGGCGCGGCGACGGCGGACGCTTCACCGCTGTGATGCTGGATGTGTTCGACGTGCACAGCGCCAACGACGCCGGCCAGGCGTTGGGCATGAAGCCGGTGGAAACCCTGTTGCGGCAGGCCGCCCTGCGCGTGCAGCACGTATTGCAGGACCAGGCGGCGGCCTACCACGTGGGCGTGAGCCGCTTCGCGTTCGTGCTCAGCGGCCAGGACCACGCGCAGGTGGACGCGCTGCTCGACCGCCTGCGTGAGCGCCTGCGGCGGCCGTTGCTGGCCGGCAGCATTCCGATGTCGCCGCAGTTCCATGCCGGCGTCTGCGATTTCCAGGCCACGCCGGTGGACACCGGCGATGTGATCCGCAAATGCCTGGTGGCAATGAACCACGCCATCCAGACCGATGCGGGCCGCTGCTGGTATTCGGCAGACCGCGATACGCGCCTGCGCCGCCGCTACCGGCTGGCCTCCGACGCGGCGCGCGGCCTGGCGCAGCATCAATTCAACCTGGTCTACCAACCCCGCTTCGCGCTGTGCGACGGCCTGCCGGTCGCTGCCGAAGCGCTGCTGCGCTGGGTGCACCCGATGCTGGGGCCGGTAGGGCCGGGCGAGTTCATCCCCGTGCTGGAGCGCACCGCGCTGATGCCGGCGATGAGCCGCTGGGTGGTGGACCATGCCCTGGCCCAGCTGGCGCGCTGGCAACACTCGTTGCCCGGCTTCTGCCTGTCATTGAACCTGTCGGCGCGTGACTTCGATGATGCCGGCCTGTGGGACATGCTGTCCTCGCAGCTGGCCGCACACCACGTGCCGGCGTCGTTGCTGGAAGTGGAAATCACCGAAGGCGAATGGCTGCAGGGCCACCCGTCGGCGCTGCCGCAACTGCGCGCGATGGCCGCGGCCGGCATCCGCATCGCCATCGACGACTTCGGCAGCGGCTACAGCAACTTCAGTTACCTCAGCGAACTGCCCATTTCGCTGATCAAGATCGATCGCAGCCTGGTCACCGGCATGGCCCAGTCACGCACCGCGCGGCTGAAAGTGGAGGCGATCATCAAGCTTGCGCGGCAACTGGGCTACCGCACGGTGGCCGAAGGCGTGGAGAACGAGGCGGAGCTGTCGCTGCTGCGCCTGTGGGGATGCGACGAAGCACAGGGGTACCACCTGGCCCGGCCGATGCTGGCCGAGGCGGTCGCCCACCTGGTAGCCGCCTGCCGCGCTGGATCGCCTGCCGACGAAGCCGGCTAG